A stretch of the Enoplosus armatus isolate fEnoArm2 chromosome 13, fEnoArm2.hap1, whole genome shotgun sequence genome encodes the following:
- the LOC139295812 gene encoding ankyrin repeat domain-containing protein SOWAHA has protein sequence MVLTQESVLFLLIAEGGKVKKSDLVGKFKGSIDCDDPAEKERNRELFKTFVNNVAFVKEIDGVRYVVVKKVYQHLLDRAQTVESRVDKTDNKELPLTGELQRPAARSEKTESSDDAGGERSAVSEPDQEHTSGESCENPSELLSPIQLALQRSKFTDIRVKRMLNFEVQRQDTNGDDRSRRGPENEPTSIQSKPYALPLRMPPNATRVEIHKLKVDPDDPPENPKLDAFSNKRRPPSVEKGSSIGSPQQRRSVKSTKASEEPKETRVPSLVPLEQSEHEWLVKCAAGHWSQVYGLLLRDNQLAEKRDFMSGFTALHWAAKSGNSDILEKIIDLSKQGGVDIDINAKTHGGYTPLHIAALHDQEYIMAMLVGECGADPSIRDNCGKKAHYYLHKGITGTVREMLGKPKAQQAQDRALTEKEELDLFPDLSKGLHSISRLFQPHVTGNKKKHKQRPGFYSMSDDPSEDREDGSGGFRHRVMSDIFM, from the coding sequence ATGGTTTTGACACAAGAATCCGTCCTCTTTTTGCTGATAGCGGAGGGGGGCAAAGTGAAGAAATCCGACTTGGTGGGTAAGTTCAAAGGTTCAATAGACTGCGACGATCCCGCAGAGAAAGAGCGGAACAGGGAGCTTTTCAAGACTTTTGTCAACAACGTCGCCTTCGTGAAAGAAATCGACGGTGTCCGTTACGTTGTAGTCAAGAAAGTGTACCAGCATTTGCTGGACCGTGCCCAGACTGTGGAGAGCCGTGTGGACAAGACTGACAATAAAGAGCTCCCGCTGACAGGTGAGCTGCAGCGCCCAGCTGCGCGGAGTGAGAAGACTGAAAGCTCTGATGATGCAGGAGGGGAGAGATCAGCTGTTTCTGAACCTGATCAAGAACATACAAGTGGTGAAAGTTGTGAAAATCCCTCCGAATTGCTGTCTCCTATACAGCTGGCATTGCAAAGGAGCAAATTTACAGACATTAGAGTCAAAAGGATGCTTAACTTTGAGGTCCAGAGGCAGGACACAAATGGAGATGATCGCTCAAGAAGGGGCCCAGAAAATGAGCCCACCAGCATCCAGAGCAAGCCATATGCCTTACCTCTGAGAATGCCTCCCAATGCCACCAGGGTTGAGATCCACAAACTGAAGGTGGACCCAGATGACCCCCCTGAGAACCCAAAGCTGGACGCCTTCAGTAACAAGAGAAGGCCCCCTTCAGTGGAGAAGGGCAGCAGTATCGGCTCGCCCCAGCAGAGGAGGTCAGTCAAGAGCACCAAGGCGTCAGAGGAGCCCAAAGAGACGAGGGTCCCCTCCTTGGTTCCCCTGGAGCAGTCAGAGCATGAATGGCTGGTCAAGTGTGCCGCCGGCCACTGGAGCCAGGTCTATGGcctgctgctgagagacaacCAGCTGGCAGAGAAGAGGGACTTCATGTCAGGCTTCACCGCTCTGCACTGGGCAGCCAAAAGTGGGAACAGTGACATACTTGAGAAGATTATCGACCTATCCAAGCAGGGAGGAGTTGACATCGACAttaatgcaaaaacacatgGCGGATACACTCCTTTGCACATCGCTGCCTTGCACGACCAGGAGTACATCATGGCCATGCTGGTGGGGGAGTGCGGGGCCGATCCAAGCATCAGGGACAACTGCGGGAAGAAGGCCCACTACTATCTGCACAAAGGCATTACTGGGACGGTGAGAGAGATGCTGGGCAAACCCAAAGCCCAGCAGGCTCAGGACAGGGCCCTGACTGAGAAAGAAGAGCTGGACCTGTTCCCAGATCTCTCCAAGGGTCTGCATTCAATAAGCCGTCTTTTCCAGCCCCACGTGACCGGCAACAAGAAGAAGCACAAGCAGAGGCCAGGATTTTACTCCATGAGCGACGACCCCAGCGAGGACCGAGAAGACGGCAGCGGCGGCTTCAGACACAGAGTCATGTCAGATATTTTTATGTAA